The following nucleotide sequence is from Brachyspira suanatina.
TTGGGGCAAAGCCCCAATTATAAAAATGAATAAAGTAAAACTATTACAAATATTTATTAAATTAGTTTTGAAACAAGTCTATTAATATAAGATTATAAATATATGATAAAAAAATAAAAACAAAATTTATTATTAGGAGATTATTTATGAAAAAACTTTTTATTATATTATTTATGATTTTTGCCGTATCATTCATAAATGAAAACTATGCTCAAAATGGTACTAAAAAAGTTAATATAAGTTTCGATTATACAAAAAGACCGGGTTATTCCAGCAATCAAATAGCTGTTTGGACTGAAGATAATAACGGTAATTATATAGCTACAATATATATTACAGATTTTACAGGAAGAAGAGAAGGCTGGACATATAGAAAACAATCTTTAAATAATTGGCAGAAAAAAGCTAATGCTCAAAGTATAGATAAAAAAATAATTGATGCCGTCTCAAAGTCTACACCAAAACAGGGCAAAGTTAATATAGTTTGGGACTGCAAAGATAATCAAGGAAA
It contains:
- a CDS encoding DUF2271 domain-containing protein, whose product is MKKLFIILFMIFAVSFINENYAQNGTKKVNISFDYTKRPGYSSNQIAVWTEDNNGNYIATIYITDFTGRREGWTYRKQSLNNWQKKANAQSIDKKIIDAVSKSTPKQGKVNIVWDCKDNQGNIVKDGTYRIVVEATIYQDNNVLYTSIINIGNQANSQKASAKYSKPEAQKIDIIKNVNVSFMP